Genomic segment of Calditerricola satsumensis:
CGCGTCCATGGAGATCCCCCCGTCCAAAGGCGCCGGGCAACAGCTCGGCCACCGTCTTGACCTCCGCGTCCCCTTTTAGGTTGGCCAGAATCACCGGCATGTCCGGCGGACACAGCTCGGCCAGCACCTGGCGGCAGGCCCCGCAGGGCGGCACCGGTCTTGGCGTGTCGGCGATGACGGCGAGCTTCACAAAGTCGCGCGCCCCCTCCGACACGGCCTTGAACAGCGCCGTCCGCTCGGCGCAATTGCACAGCCCATACGCCGCGTTTTCGATGTTGCACCCCGTAAACACCCGACCGTCGCGCGAAAGGAGCGCCGCGCCGACCGGAAACTGTGAATACGGCGTGTAGGCGCGGTCGCGCGCTTGGCGGGCCCATTCGATCAGCGTGCGGTCGTCCATCGGCGCGTCACCTCGCTCCCATGTGCCTTCCTACGGCGTTTGGCTTGTCGTCGTTGCAATGCATTTCCGGCAAAACCACCGGCGAGCCCTCCTGCGGCAGGACCACCCCGCCCGAAATGACCAGCTTCAAGCCGTCTTCCACGGAGAGATCCAGCGGGTAAACCTCCTCGCGCGGAACGAAGAGCAGCCAGCCCGATGTCGGGTTGGGCGTCGTCGGCAAAAAGACGGGCACGCACGCTTTTCCCGTCGTCTTTTCCAGCGCCTTGACGGCATTCCCCGTGACAAAGCCGATGGCGTACATTCCCGTGCGCGGGTACTCCACCAGCACGACGCGCTGGAACATCGAGCGGTCCTGCACGAACGCGTTGGTGATCTGCTGCACAGTGGTGTAAATGGTGCGGGCGATCGGAATGCGCGTAAAAAAGCGCTCCGTCTGGCGGATCACCTGCCGACCAATGATGCTGCGCGTCGCCATCCCTACGGCGACGAGAAGCAGCACGGTAACCAGGAGCCCAATGCCTGGAATCCGCTCCGCAAAGGTAAGGCCCAAGAAGTGCAGCCCGGCCGCATCCCGCGTCACGAGGCCAATCTGAACGAGAAAGTTGGAAAACATGACCCCC
This window contains:
- a CDS encoding cytidine deaminase, giving the protein MDDRTLIEWARQARDRAYTPYSQFPVGAALLSRDGRVFTGCNIENAAYGLCNCAERTALFKAVSEGARDFVKLAVIADTPRPVPPCGACRQVLAELCPPDMPVILANLKGDAEVKTVAELLPGAFGRGDLHGREKRA
- a CDS encoding DUF502 domain-containing protein, with the protein product MVRQFRNHLLMGFLVLLPTFATIYVLRMLFDMADRTLGVMFSNFLVQIGLVTRDAAGLHFLGLTFAERIPGIGLLVTVLLLVAVGMATRSIIGRQVIRQTERFFTRIPIARTIYTTVQQITNAFVQDRSMFQRVVLVEYPRTGMYAIGFVTGNAVKALEKTTGKACVPVFLPTTPNPTSGWLLFVPREEVYPLDLSVEDGLKLVISGGVVLPQEGSPVVLPEMHCNDDKPNAVGRHMGAR